The genomic DNA AAGGTGCATCCAGAATTGAGTCGACCCTTGACAACACTTCGCAGCACACCAATACCATGTTAGTTGTAGTCGGTGGAAGTGGTAGAAAATTTGTAGATTATATTATTCTTGCCACATTACTTCTTTCGTTTATGAAATGTTATATGAACTAGTCACAAActcgtgcttcgcacgggttgaattaTCTTTTTTCGGAAAATTTTGTTATAGAGGAATAGATTATTACAGACAAACACAGATTTGTTAATATGCTTAAAAGCAAACTGATCCCAAACAAAGATATTATATGCatataaacctaaaaaaacatGAACCATCAACTTAGATAGAATGATTTGACAcaattttttgagggaaaaagaCTTCCTTAAGACCAATGCTATGCCATGCTAATatattacatatatatttatcttttttcaattgcttttttcttttctctttttgagCCCTTTCATTTGCTACATTGCTCTGCATTTTCTGAAAATCACCaagtttgcattttttttccttcttcttcctactttttgaaaatatatgatgttatatATTGGCATAACAAATTTGTTACCATGATAACCAATCTGACTTCAAATTATATACATGACAGCATAACTGCTTTTGTTACTACTatgcaaaaataatttattccagttaatatgaaataaaaaataatcctaGGGtcaaattcaaagcacaaaacttgtaataaaaaattatatgaaataaaaaaattggtacaTATATCTAAACTTAATATCAGGACGCAAATGATTATGCCATCGCTCTCTACACTGCTTGCCAACCCTTCCTTCTAACTTCTCAGCTATTTGAGCCCATTTTCTTTCACTGCCAGAAGTTGGTCTACTCCACTCTCACCATGATACAGTGGCTGAAAATGATAATCATAGTATACTACAAAACTCAACCAacaattttaaagaaaacaatattGCAAGATCGAAAAATTTGAGCTAAAAAGTGAACCTTAAAGCAAGAGTTCTGATACCTGTTTTGTCAATTAGTGGTATAGAAAATTGGATAGAGACTCAAATTGCCTAAGCTATAAAGAACCATTAAATTAATGACATCAATCCAGCCATTAGAACCCCcatcatttgaatttttccCAGCAAGGTCTCGAAATCTCAAATTCCCTGTATCGGCTAACAGTGCATATATTACACCATCCATGTGGCCTTTTCCAATCACACCTACCACCCTTTTACAGTTATTCACAGCCTTGCTCCGCTTCAGAGACCATGCAAGATACTGCAGAAcagacaaaaaataatattgtttacTTGAGTTGTAGAACTTGTCACATGCAAAAGGATAATGTGATGCAATTTTTGAGTGAGAGGAAGAAAAACTTACAGTATCCCGTTCATGTATAAGAGGTGGCAATAAGGATGGATATGAAAAACTGAGCTGCTCATAAGGCTGAAGTGTAGCATCATCTGAACTTGCTTTCTATAACTAATACCAAGATTTGGctctttagtttttcaaataacTACTACTAAAGCAAACTGTTGCATAGATTATATGCGAATCATAGATATTTATGCATCTCCTTAGTTGAgagttttatatataatatacataTAAACACTTTGAGTACATTCATTATGCAACAGTTTAATTGACCCAATTAATAAAGTACTCGGAATATGCGTAGGTTCCAAGGATACCCCAACCAAAACCGTAGCTTAGTAGGGTGCCTACAGAGCAAAAATCTTAGCTAAATGGGGAAAgatcaaaacaaagaaaacctAAGCCTCTCATTTAACCTAAAAACAAAACACCGACCTTGAACATGGCACACTGCGGGAAGAGATCCTAGAAGCTCTACCCGGAACAGGactaaatatcattttaaaaggGGATCAAGCATATAAAAGCAGGACCTGTAACATAAAAGATAGTAAAAATTGAGATTGACATTCTAGGCAAGAGAAGTAACCTCAAGCTTATTTGTAGAAATCTCTGATGAAGATGTTATTCCACGGATAACTATCGTCAATAAACTCAACTTCTGAGTCCAATTCAAAGCCTTCCATGCTCTCTGAAGCTACAAAACAGATTATGTAGACTCCATCATCCTAAGATCATACATAATACTTCAGCTGTTTCCAAAGAACATACATAATACTTCAGCTGTTTCCCTTGTTTCAAAATTTCACCAAGTGCAATACTCATTACAATCCCTTATTCCCCCATAAAAAATATCGAGACCATAGAATACTACCATGTGAATGTTGAATCTCTTAGATGCAACATGTAACTGAGGTGCTAAAAATATATCCGCCTACAAATGATAATGAACGTGTTAGGTTATATATAACTATGACAGACAACAttaagacaaaaatatattccAAGAAAGATGCAAATCTATTGCTTATTTCTACAGATAACCTTATTAATTTCCAAAAACTTGTGATCTGACTTTGGAGCTGAATAgcattataatttaaaatatccGAAGATAAgtacatttattaaattatacatCAGTGACCAGACATGAAAAACTGACGTTGCTAGCCAAGATTTTTCGGCTACTGCACACACAACAAAtgttcaaatataattaaatgtcactaaattttcaaaatagatgAAAATGCAGAGAAATTTCACGGCAAAACCCAAAGTATATTCAGAAATGCACATGTAGCAAACAAAATCTGATTGAAGCGTTGGTTCATGACACAAAACACAATCACAAAAATCACAATCACTTACTTGAAAGACCAAAATCCGAAATCTTCGGTGTAAGATCTTTGTCAAGGAGAATATTGCTTGCTTTTGTATCCCTATGAATGATGGGAGGCCTGACTTCTTCGTGCAGAAAGGCAAGCCCGCGTGCAATGTCAACACATATTTTACATCGTGTTCGCCAATCAAAGTAGATACTACTGTGACCTCCAActgaagagaagaggaaaagatCATCTGAGTAATTTTGAGAATCAAAGATTAGACAATAAAGCATCCATGAATTTGGAAAAATTCATTTACCTAGAAGAGTTTGTGAAAGGCTATTATTCTCAAGGTAATTGTAGACTAATATCCTGCTATTTCTTTCAACACAACAACCATACAACTTAACCAAATTTTCATGCTCTACTTCAGAGATCACACTAATCTCCGTCAAGAACTCTTTCGCCCCTTGTCTTGATTCAGCTGAAAGAACTTTTATAGCAGCAAGTTTTCCATTTTTCAGTCGTCCCTAATCATCCACACCGTAATACAATTAAGGTTTCATACTAAACGATAAGAAAAGGAACGAAAAAACAACGATCATGTAGTAGTCTAGATTACCATGTAAACAGAACTAAAACCACCCTCTCCAATTTTATTGGCAGGACTAAAATTATCAGTCGCCTTACTTAgttctttcttctccttcaatTCGAGCTTCGGTAAAGACAGGGATAGATATGCTCTTTCCAAACTGCAGCTGCAAAGTTCTTGATTATGAAGTATCCATCTCCTTTCCACAGGTCCtgaaaacaaagcaaaaaagaGGCATGTGAATTTAAATTACgctaaagttttttatttccctAATCCATTCCCTTTGCTTCATATGCAACTCGGCAAATGAGGCATGTGAATTTAAATTATCATTGGGTGACTGTAAGGTGATAAAACACAAATAAGGTGACTGAATAGGTGACTCTAAGGTGATAAAACACAAATAAGgctaacaaaagaaataaaacgaTAAAAgctataaaaacaaatttagttGCAAAATCTGGGAGTCTGTAGTGAAGCATATTGAGATTTTAAAGATGGAAAGAACATTTGACAATGGTCTCATGTACCCATTCAGAAGCAGCAGTTGCAATTGAATCATTCAGCACAACAACAAAAGGGTCCCAAAGACAAACATAatcacaacaaaaaacatgccaGAAAAAAAAGATCATCTttactttgaaattttgaaCTCAGAATCACCAAACAAACCAATCCACCCAGAATTACCAAACAACATAagcaaaaaccaaaattttgcaaacatgatgaaataaaccaaaaattgcaaagaaacaaaacaaaaccgaAAAATTAAACCCTTAAGATCAAAACAACAACTTTCTGCAGACATGCAACAAAAATCAcctttgaatgaaaaaaaattaaagggaaAAACAAAACCCTAAATTGCAATCAGatgggaaaaacaaaaataaaccacaaaatggaaaaaaaaaaactcattcagTGCAAGACAtgaaggtaaatcgacataatcagaataagcagcggaaaaattcgatttactttccttggatcattacgaattgaaacttgaaccagtgattcgattgttaccttaaTTCGGTTGGTCTGAAAAACGAACGGTGGAATCTGCGAACCGATATcacgatcacagccaagcaattagcagagcctctatcaagtccacacgaacagtgctcttccaaaacctcggtgctagccaagaagacggaagtcagagagcttgggtttctgcaaaagaacgtaaccgcaaactgttgcactagggttctatttatagaactccttatgtgctttgcaagtcaaactcgtttttgacttcattaagcccaatacgagtttagtaaactttgctaaatcattagcattatttactaagcgcaccctttataagtcgtacttatacatatctcttttgactgttctttgtgtgtgaccctttaggttctagtcacgttggcaataatattaaatctaatgtttaatattataaactatGAGCGGtgtctagcaacacatcatggctacccaagtgacaagaatgtcaagtgatctgacgaaacctttcatgataatacatatgtgtataattacccctttgtctcaatatcttcattgatcccaaggcatagatagtgtcacccttgtatagatcaatgttcatttatcttgattccgaaatatactatttaacgaataagtccaatatcttatattgacttagttcggcatggccatgcatatttatagtcatatttcatcaagaggcctaaagatatatctcctgtttatgaggagggacaaatcccatctaggacactcatgaccctcagcatgattcatcaagtgctcatcaaccaacgttattgttatccttttacagacaacgttagaatggcaacaaagcacttgagtccacatctagagatcatagtggtttcaggtccaagagcgatatacattattatcattgtgagaatatcttatgacaatttcataacttactatgtagtattctcacattgggtcaatccaata from Medicago truncatula cultivar Jemalong A17 chromosome 8, MtrunA17r5.0-ANR, whole genome shotgun sequence includes the following:
- the LOC112417131 gene encoding probable receptor-like protein kinase At2g23200: MGPVERRWILHNQELCSCSLERAYLSLSLPKLELKEKKELSKATDNFSPANKIGEGGFSSVYMGRLKNGKLAAIKVLSAESRQGAKEFLTEISVISEVEHENLMIFSSSLQLEVTVVSTLIGEHDVKYVLTLHAGLPFCTKKSGLPSFIGIQKQAIFSLTKILHRRFRILVFQADIFLAPQLHVASKRFNIHMLQRAWKALNWTQKLSLLTIVIRGITSSSEISTNKLEKASSDDATLQPYEQLSFSYPSLLPPLIHERDTYLAWSLKRSKAVNNCKRVVGVIGKGHMDGVIYALLADTGNLRFRDLAGKNSNDGGSNGWIDVINLMVLYSLGNLSLYPIFYTTN